ccctgaccccgccgggaatcgaacccgggaccccgtgctcgggaagcgagaacgctaccgcgagaccacgagcggcggacaaaaaaaaaaaaaaaaaaaaaaaaaaaaaaaaaaaaaaaaaaaaaaaaaaaaaaactgtgagggTGATGAAGCACacaaacttaataataataataataataatgataattagaGATGGACTTCCCAAATGAACACTCCCACAGCTGCTGGCGGCACTTTATTGTGGACAGCAAATGATTGTTATAAGAAAAGGCTCAACAGATGGGGAGCTGAGATTGCATGCCATTGGTTGTGGAGCACGAGTATTTGGGTTAAGGTGGCTTCCCTCATGCAAACTGCAAGACTGCAGGCAGGGTGTTGGTTACCCTTCGCCACCCCTCCTTGCTCTTGTCACGTGTCTGGCTGGATGACATAATTCCTTCAACGGCCTTGAAGATAAGAGAGTACTAATGTTGCAGTCAATGGAATGTGATGTGTGCTATTGTCTAAGCGAATAGCTGACACTGCAGATAAAAAAATGCTGACAGCTACTGAGTCAGCGTTTTTTGCCATAAATGGCTGTGTCCTACTGCTGAAGCACATTGACACAGATTTATTTCATAACATGCCTAATGGTAAGCATGAGAACAATATGTGTATTAAAATGTGCTGAATCTGAAAAATTAATTTGTCTGACGAAATTTGGAAGGAAGTGCTTCAAAGATAATTGGGAATTCCTATCAGAAAGAAGGACCCATATGTGAATATTTTACTGGGTTGGGGAGAAACAATAGGCAGAACATTTACAGTAAGAGAAAGTTAAAAATGTGCAGATGAAATAACAAAGAATGTTGAGGGAAAGTGGATAAGAAGAGATGCAAAATTGGCACAAAGAGAGACAAAGTGTCATCAGATCATTTGAAAAGCAAATACGTTTAAAGTACCATTTGTTTGGAGAATCCTTTCCTTCTATGGGCTCTTATTAAAAAGTTTACGAGTGTCTGAATGACTCATTCTGTTCATTATAACACAAGCTGTTAAGGAACAAAAATCGATAACCTCCAGTTCACTGCAGCCACCTCTTTAGCTGATTAACGTTCCCTTCTGGCCACAGCTTTGTGAACACACTTGTCCTCCATAATGAGTGGACATAATGCAACAATAAAACAGAAACGTTCTAAAGGTCTGTTGAAGATTACGCCTCCCGATTATGTCAAACCAAGAGCAGCCAACTTCTCAGTATAAAAGCTAGAAGCTAACAGGCGCCAATAGTTACGTTAGCTTAATGAGTTCTTTAAGAAAGCTGCATTTTTGGATTGTGGTAAGATAACTGGAAGCAAATTTGTTGGCTTTAATGTATAATTAACTCGCTGGAAGTGGTGTTAGCAAATTAAGCTATGTAAATGAATAGGCATGATGTGCTTGTGGAAGGATTATAACAATGACGCTACCGCCCCTAAATATGAGTCATCACTAATACGTTGTTGTGCACAGGTACAGCTTGCTAGGGTCAAAATATCTTAGTAAAAGAGTGACGTCTGTTAACTGGTGTAGGTTTTAACATTGGTCACTTGTAGGTACTGTGTGTAGAAAGACTaagcaaattttattataaaacaaaTGCAGTGACAATACAGATATCATGCCTATGGTAAATTTCTGCTTCGTATTGTTACCATTATACAAATTGTGGCTACTACTAGGATTAGCTCCTGTGGAAGAAGATACCATTTCACCCATACACTGCAAGAAAATTCGTAGTGTGTTACGGAGGAGAGTTCGACATCCTTCTGGTTCATGGTTGTGCACTGCTATGTTGATGACAGTGTTGTATTGGTGTGAAAATTTTGGAATGAACGTCAGTTTACCTTCTATACCATTTTCCATTTATGTCGCCTTGTTAATTATAGCAGAAGGGaagctcatttttattttttggatatGCACTATAACTAGGCTTCAACACATACGCTCCTTTAATGAAGATCTCAAGTTTGTCGACAATTACGTTTCTGTAAAGAAGGCAACTTCTAGTAAATTTATATCCTGCTTTCTGATCGTCGTTAGTGTTGCAATGACAAGTGCCGCTGCACTGAGTCTGTTTCAAAGATCCATAATTGTGTCTTTACACATTATGTTCAGATTGTTTGTAGACTCAGTTGTACTTCTCCAGTTCGTATTGCTGGTGCTGGAGCTTTGGGTGAGGCTGAGGAGTCTTAATGAGTGCCTCTTGGTGGAGATGTATCAACCTCGTCCTCCACAACTGCAAGTAGCGCCCCTGCCGGCTACTTCGTCAGTGAGGCTGAGTCATCTGCGAGAGGTGTTCGTGGCATTGATCCATGCTGGTGAGAAGTTGGAGGAACACTTTCGGCTGTCGTTGGCTGCTGACGTCGCACATGCCGTGATTGGTGCAATCTGCAGCTCATACGAAGTGCTTATCATCATTGAGAAACCACATATTGCTGGTTTACTGCCGTACAGCAAATCATTGACGACGTCGATGTCTTGGCTCGGTTACCACTGCTTCAAGATAGTAGCTCTGGCCCTGTCCTGTGCGGCAGCTAAGGACGCAGCGAGACGTACTGGTGTGATCCTGAGGAGGCTACCAGTGCTGCCAACCTCACTCTCTGACGAAGTGGACGCTTTCCTCCGTGTGACGTCGCAGGAAGCACAATTGAATTTCACAGCTGCAGGATTCGTCGAAATCGATCGCCAGCTTGTGGTTTCAGCACTTACCGTCGTCATCACGTACCTCGTCGTCATTGGTCAATCTGTGACTGATTGGTGAAAACGTCTGTCGTTCTACGACTTTTCTCTCTCACCTGGTTTGATGAAAGTTAGGTCGTTCAAGCAGAAAGAGTGGTCTGTATTTGGGAAGGCTGGATAGCAGGTTGTATCGTTGTTGCCAGAGCTCCGCTGCGTTGGGAAGGAAATGACGATTAAGACAAATTAAGACAAACATATTTAATGTGGATATCTCGCATCTGGCTGTGCTGGAACAAGGCGCTATTTCACAATGGTCTACTTTTTACTCTTAGTTATCTGTTCTTCATACTGTGATAAATCCACTTTATCATGCAGATGTAGTAGCCAAGTGAGGTGTCAATGTGATTAAGGCAATGGAAAAGTAGCGATCCAATTCCTGTTCAGCCACTATGTTTAGGTGTTCATTGGGTTTTTCAAATCTATGAAGATGAAAGGTGGGTTTTTTCTCTGATATGGACACAACTTAATTCCTGTTCCATCTTCTAGCAGTCTGAGATTGAGTTGTGTCTCTAGTGACATTGTTAATGATATATTTAACTGtaaatcattttctttctttgaagtGTAATGGGTACTATTTTATCCATATGATGATTTAATGGGGCTGCCTGTTTTTGCTAAAATGGGCACCTGCTTCGCAGCATCTTATCCATGTCGACATTTCATACTTGAAGGTGCAATTAACCTTGAACTATAGCTTAATCTACGTGTATATGGCCAAGctacaaatgaaattcatgaagaGTGGGAGATTACAGAACTGTTAAAATAACTTTTACACTCAGTGACACAGATACTGATACAAGGAGATCACTTGATTGTTTGCTGTGGTAGCACTGAAATGAGTAGCGAAATGTGCTTAAACTGAATAGCAGAATGTGCTTAAACGGCTCAGTCTGTATAAGTTTTTTGGGCTGGCAGTCACTGGTTGGTCAACAAGAAAAATAGACACACATTAcactgtaaattatagattgcagcgatcagtcgtcctttttaaattttattgtgcagatctagatttcggctagaggctagccattctcaatgcactattatcttcgctcaatgcctgttggtcgggcttcatccatagttcattgaatactactcgattcagtgaactgtggatgaagcctgacTAACAGGCATTTCATGCATTGAGCGAAgctaatagtgcattgagaaccgatagcttctagccgaaatctagatctgcacaataaaatttaaaaaggaatactgatcgctgcaatctataatttacaagtcaatataacagtcgctgagtgcaacagctttctgaattgAAGGTACCCTAAGACGTACATAAATTCCGAAATGTGCTAGGATATTAACTCCATTGAAAGAGAGTGCAGTGCAGATGAGCCCTTCGCATTACTTCCGTTACAGCATAGATGACTTTGAGGTTTGGTGTCAGTCGTACTTTACTATTACCTTAATATTGTATTAATCGACTTATCACAACATAATATTTGCTCATTATAAAATGACAGCTGGCCCTGAACTTATGAGGCCTGACCATTCAGGTATACTAATACAAAATGACGTCTACTTTCTTGGTCCATTGGGCTCAGATGCTGGCTGCATCTATCGTCCAAAGACATGTTAACTTTTTCACTGAGCTTGAAGAAGAGAGCACCTGATACAATAGCTCGTTTTGGGCGCTATTTCCAACTTTGTCTGCCGTAGAAACCAACTGACAGACAATAGTGGTGCTTCTTTttatgactaaactctaccatatcTAGCAGTGCTGAGAACAAATTACTGGGACATTGTTTTGCCAGACACTGGCCTCTCGTGACTGATCAAGATCACCATGGTGGTGTACACCAGCACATTGTTCCCCACAAACAAGGGGTTTCCATTAAAATTGACATCCTGCTAATAATCAATAACTATTTAATGCAACTAGGCAATGGCTCCAAAAAATAAGGGAAAATTCCTATGCAACTATGTGTCATCAGTGTTCGTTTATTCTCAGGTGCCCTCCAATTAACCATAAAATATACATGCGAATTTTTACACTCATTAATTTCTGTAGTTTATAAATTACCTTTTAGCCTCAAGTGTTCATTTTCACGTCGAAATGATTCTAAAATTTTATCGCCCTGCCTTAAAGGTGtggcttctcaactgctctaaaatattttttctgtgatgCAAATTTCTCGGTGGTGGGGTATTAACCTAGGATGACACCATCAAGGGGACCTGGATCAACCGACACTGCTACTGTGCTGTCGTTTTAGACCCCATATTCAGCTCAAGCTAGCAGCCTTTATCCAAGAAAGTGTTCGGAAGTATTGATAATTGGAAATTCCACATGTGCTCTTCCCACGGTATATTGTTGATATCATTCAAAGCGATAAAGGGGTTTATGTATACCTTGACCTATGAAATGCTCcacatttggaattttattttgTGAGTAGAAAATTAATACCGTTTGTAGTTAGTAGAGAAATAAATATGCTCCTGATGTGAGGATACATGCCAGTCAAATTCACACAGTGTTCTGAGTCAAAAGCCAATCATTGGCAGAAACTGCTATATTGAAGCTATGATTATGCTACTACAGGTTAACATTAGTGTTAAATGTCGGTGCACAACCATTCTCTTTTTAATGGTATTATAACTTGTTTGGTGGTGACGGATGTTGTTTCTTGGAAAATCTGTTGGTCTGACCTTTTGGCGAAGCCAACTTCTGGAAACTATCTGCGCACTATGCACATAAAGTGAAAGTTTAAAATGCACGTTGTGCTGCAATGGATATATTGCCTCTCTTATTTACACTCCACATCCTCTtgaacttctgttttatttatgtGCATCATTTACATTCAAATTGCTCTGTTGGCACTATCAGTAAACTATGGAACTTAGTAGGCCATACAGACTGTAATTTCCCAGTCCCATATTACTGTGTCAGATACCATATTGTTCAATTGCTTTTGCTAATGAcataattggaaatttaattaatGTCTCAACAAAGCTATAACTTTTTATGCTGATGTACCCTTTCACCACAGAGATGTTTATTTGAACTTTAGAGTTAACTGAATAAGTTTCTATGCGAAGTACAACATGATAATCTTTTTTAACTAAAAATCCATTAGTCATCTGAACATGGAATCAAGTGAAGACTAgtgtttcaaaattaaaatatataattaAGTGTAATGTACTTGGTATTAAACAATTGTATTAAATTGTGATTCTTTTCTGTGTCCTGTTTACTGTCTTTATATTATTGTATTACAGCAAAACGATATATCTATTCGAAGTACAGTCTGCTCGCTATTTATTCATTGTTAAAATGTTCATGTGCACCAAGTTACTTTGATCCATGTATGGTGCAATAACTATAATAGTTTCGTCAAAAAATGCTGCAGTTTAAATTAAAAACCATTATAACTATAATATtaacaatttttgtttaattttgagtAAGCATGTCCTGCTGCTATCTTTAACCATGGGCTACTTTCTTTATTCacgtttttttctattttctttagtTGTTTCAGTACTACTTAAAACAAGAATTGTCCCAGTTATTTGTTGGTAAGCAGTTCCCAAATGTGTTTTACTATttgtttcaaaataataaaaggaaaaactgTTTATGTGATATTAAACATATATGTTTTCAACTGCAACAGTGAAATATTTGTATAGTTTGAGAACATTGAAATTAATTGTCTTATTCTAGACGTTCGAGATACAGATTGTAAGTTATTTGTGTTGTTATATTTGTTGTACCAAAGGACTGGCATGAGTATATGCATCAATACCTGTTACAGTTAACTGTGATTTAATAAAACTTATTGTTGTACAGATACATTTGATTTGTTTTATGCATAATATTCTATGTAATGTACAGGTGTGGGGAGATAAGGAGCAATTTAAAGGTGGTCAAGTGGTCAGCACTTATCAGGTGAGCGTCCAGGGCTGATGTTAAATGATAAAACAGGAAATTAAGTccaataaagagaatatatttcagtgtacgGAACAATTTGTGCATGCCTAGGATAAAGAGTTATCAGTTGTAGGGTAGTGTAGGTGGTCGAACAAATTAAATAAAGAGGGCAACATGAGGGGAGGCGGTTAATGTTAAGTTCTTTTCGTGGATGCTCTGCTTCCAAGAAAGATGCTCTTCAACTTGAGCTCTGGATCACAAGCGAGATAAGAAACTGTGTTCTAATCTGCAGAACTCTCCAGAGTCCATATAGGTGACCTGTCTCCCATGCACGCCGTGGGCTAAGCTCATGGCGTGAGTTTGCTatttgtaatttcagcagagggctaaAGGCATCTATTGTGGGCTTCTTTAACTGGGCAGAACTGCCTCGGTTCGGAAAAACCGACAGtttgtgtcacgtaggcacagctGAAGTCACTCTGGGAGAAAAATTGTAATGACCCGACTGGGGCCTTTgagctattttctttttttgttttttaatcattttcctcaaatatttcttgactggctgccaccctaTACACAGCAAATTAATTTCATTATGAAGCCAGTTATGCAAGTACTGTCATTCGTAGTCTGTGCGCCGTGATGATTGGTCCATCATCAGCAGCAGATTCATCCTACTTAAAAAGTGGTAGTAAACTTTGACATTAAATTGTGTGTATAAGCACAGCATACTATGCAGAATTAGTGGTAATTATTAATGTATGATACCCTACTATTATAAATTAATTATGTCATATTATGTATTGTACAACATGGTGgcaaatattaatgtaatttatGACACAAGACACTTTAACAATATAGCGTGTGACTGTGGAAAATCTGAGTTACATACTTTAATGACGACACGCCATATTCTGAAAAATGCTAGAAAATTTCTATTATGGGTGGAAAACTCAAACATATTCCTTCCAAACATGAAACTGTTTTTCAATTTGATTTTTGTGAGTTATTTGATGTTTTTGCAGAAATGCTTGTCTATTCATTCTTCTGTGTGAATTGTGCGTGTTGATCACGTTGGTAATATTATCCTGGAGGAAGCACCTAGAATTTTCATATAGTCATGGGCCAGAGTGGCACAATGCGAGTCTAGAGACAAAATTACCATTTTCTCCTACATATTGGTCACACTTTATAACTGTCTGCAATAGGCACATGGGAGAACAATTAGCACAATTTGACTCTATGAGGAAATGTTTCGCGCACATCGCTGCAGTACCTTTAGCCAGTGCTGTCTCAGCCACCGTGAATCTCCAGCCATCTCCGGGAATAGTGATGAAGCCACAACATGTCGGAGCCGCTGAACAACTCTCTTTCCTCGCGTATATGAACTCTTTATTCCTGGAGTTATCACCCACCCACGTCGGCATCTGCGGTCAACAGGTTTCAACTTGCAGTCCCCTCCACGTTCTCTCCACCCTCTGGGAGAGTTTCGAAATCCATGATTGAACCTACGCTTACAGTCATTACTCGTGGGCTGAAGGAGAGTTCGATACAAGACAACTGATGAAGCGTGCTGCAGCACAGTGAAATGCACGCTGCGACAGGGCTGCGTTGTGTACAGGAGGCCTGTCGCAAATGTGGGAGAGTGGTCCAGTTACCGCACGGAGGCATCAGGGACATAGTGGTATCTACTAtgaaaatcacaatggcggcaggcagtgtcaggcgttccccaaggctcagtattaggtcctatactcttctctctgtatgtcaattatgtgtcatcggttctgacctattgtaaatatcatatgtatgcttatgaccttcagttgtatgtaagtccgaaaccaagcaatcttatgAAAACGatggaaaatttcaatactgactgtcaaaatgggcacaggacataagACCAGAACTAAACCCacctaaaacccaagcggtacttgttgatCACTCTAAGCTCactagcccaaaacatcgggaatccgtaccatctcttatcctaaatggaacaaatattaaattctctccttcagcaaagagtttgggagtaataataaatgaaaatctaaattggacagagcacgtaactgcaatgtACAAAAAAGCAtaagcatcccttcatgtcctaaaaaaatataaaaaactcttccctttcgatctgaaaaagaaattagtacaaacgcttatactcccaatcattgactacagcgatattatcctacaaggcctctctcaggaaaattcgcgacgtctggaactggttatggatgcctgcgtccgatatatctgtgacgttcgactttttgatcacatttcaccagcatatgctgCGTGCaggcaaacgcagagatttccatatactctgtctcatctactgccttataaatggacactgtccctcatatctctcctcgtccttaacgcttatgtcggaacaacatgacagaaacacacgttcccatcataataaaatactctctgttccactgcatcactCAGTCACCTAccccaagtcctttacagtagcaggaacccgactctggaataacctcccttgttacgttagagaacttaaaaacatgtccgtcTTCAAAAACCAGTTAATgaagtatctacttaagcaacagtaatgccttcctctgtacatgaatgcacttcacctcattatgtacactctttgacataaaacttgaccggcggccggccgcttcagaggctaaatccgcgccgatcgcgacatgggacaaagaaactggccaactcgctaattctctaagtccggttatctgcacaatctggcaacactgtagactgcggcacttcctggaggaaaacttgtcccaagatagagagactctaggctgattacgcctgtggtctagcggtagcgtgcgttgtttctgttcataatgtcagtggatcgagagcagctggcataaaatatttttatagcctcttctgtctgaatgctgaagacgtgaatgtaatggtagcgcagattcaatctatttcgctttgggccacaccgatatcaaaattttatctagtaacgattttgcggcagatttcctgcagactgtcctcctctggacgccgtatgcggcaaagctccgggatccatttgctggctactagcagcggccgtggcgacagcagcggcgctgcactcccccgttctttatcgaaagcgcctgctaccgctcatcgcttttgatgatttgaaacgctttattattaaatgttgctccacagaaaatttctacaatttccattcacgctcaaaagcaacggagacagacgccctgattagtaggcgggtaatcggcaagagctgagtatggcccgaaattaattttatagactgggacgaaattaaaccacctcactacattcgatgaatttataaatgcttcatacctcgtttcttttcctttcaaacttaattatttgtgcaacttttggtcaatgattggatgttttcgtcaagccagagtgagcgtctgtggtgtaaaatgtattacagttcttgtttcattccttatggtaagtctatgcgataaactgtgtgaataccttgcaatgcatgctctgtagcagtgcaggcacactgcacatttggagttccatgtatgggttcatgaagtatttattgttgatcggatgtgatagttaatgtcatcaaatttaaaccagaaaaatttgtcgttttgaaggtttcagagaacggaaaggaattgctaacgccggtgttagaaaacgtctacagttaaacgctattgcaaaaatttagaagatgtgaactatattaatgaacatgtgcacttcataaacaaccttctgacatgttagacctatatgacgaacaaagctcaaatttatatcgttgacagtcggtttgagtcttttcaggacctattctacagtgaagcaccttggaatttgcaaagcagaaatccatgatattaacttaatttactaagtcgaaatcggacgaagattgatgtttaaaggcattcttcagatttcgcataagaaatgtttactagcagtttgcaactccattaattaaaatggaaaataaaatgttttagtcagcggcttctaccgtgattcgaacttatagtacaagcactgcaacgcacaagggaacctctgagctaacgacacactggcggccagaggcggactatagtcactgcgatgttgcctgagcctcaaaacgcaaccttaaacacagaaacagaggaggtggagattactgttttaacgtcccgtcgacaacgacgtcattagagacggatcacaagctcggattagggaaggatggggaaggaaatcggccgtgcccttcctaaggaaccatcccggcatttgcctgaagcgatttagggaaatcattgaaaacctaaatcaggatggccgggcgcgggattgcaccatcgtcctcccgaatgcacacacaaacaggtgttacttatgtgaagaacgccgttcttggagtccagaaattaaatatactttctaattgtgtcatcttgcagcggattatatcgtacgagtcttcgatgtggaaaacgaatgttaagtgaatttagcgagataacgccgacctacacccggaagtaaatgcactatcagagtgttgacaaatacttgctacgacgctgccatttctcggctctctgacgaggcagctcttcagcgaaatgcttgccgtgattctccgatacggttcttcagagtggagacgcgcgcgcacgtttggtttttatgcggcgttctcccctggtggtttctgacgtcgccttgtgggctatgtatacatatgagacattcaattatcattaatccagaatgatacaagtttcagcttccggcgtggaagaaggctgttgacgccgacattatatcatttcaacgtagggaaagcaaaacggatcattcaatgtttctcattcaacataaagcatgtgagataaatttccgtaacgttcataatcatctaaaaatacaaacgaagtaaaaatacaccggaatcttattcgaattgaatataatgtaagataccaaacgctttgcacctcgatgtcgaatttgtccacttgcaatcgtttgcagcatgcacatagattgtcatgattaccacgagaatgaagaaatatgttggtaaggatggaagcaagaagagacgcagtcaacaaatattctattcctcatggcattcatttcatttgacacgtaagaagaggtaaagcgggaatttactttcgttaacacgaaagatatgccgcacatattgataacgaggaagtctgcgtcttcatacgtttcctccttgaaatctgtatgctctattatatactaagtagcccgatcattgtttcagtaatgtgaccctcttgtttgaccccgtaacgatgaacagattccaaatgcatgtctctgcgtgaaagtagctgttcgaacccttcctgggttgttttttgtgttttattgcttggaattcctgaagcagaccactgtgccttcccccctcgtgggttaggtctcaaaactaaaccgctttgtgtccaatggcataatttattcatacagcatcagcataagactcttgcgagtgagagaatgacaataacaatcgtaacaagaacaagcaaataatgaatgatgtttattccaacgcagaacgagaatggctttaaatataaaaatctatatctatatccatatctattgatctttgagttggcacaatgaaaatatattcttagcatttagttactgaatttagttctggatgtttgcagagaaaaggaaaagtcggtacttctcgctagtgtaatataatgtgaaccagcaactaccctttccttagaacacgactcaagcaggtcctcaagtaggcactgctgcact
This genomic stretch from Schistocerca cancellata isolate TAMUIC-IGC-003103 chromosome 2, iqSchCanc2.1, whole genome shotgun sequence harbors:
- the LOC126154002 gene encoding uncharacterized protein LOC126154002, which codes for MFRLFVDSVVLLQFVLLVLELWVRLRSLNECLLVEMYQPRPPQLQVAPLPATSSVRLSHLREVFVALIHAGEKLEEHFRLSLAADVAHAVIGAICSSYEVLIIIEKPHIAGLLPYSKSLTTSMSWLGYHCFKIVALALSCAAAKDAARRTGVILRRLPVLPTSLSDEVDAFLRVTSQEAQLNFTAAGFVEIDRQLVVSALTVVITYLVVIGQSVTDW